A stretch of the Archangium violaceum genome encodes the following:
- a CDS encoding DUF4150 domain-containing protein, producing MAVNTGVNKMSVVTKDSDGTTVAFPDVCKTPSPGGPVPIPYPNVAKSSDTAKGTKKVTVGGNPVCVKDSNFSTSTGDEAGSAGGGVVSSKTKGKAEFVNFSFDVKFEGKNVARAMDLMLHNDKNTPPFPLIQGPVIANGGSAGKSKCLVCDHDI from the coding sequence ATGGCCGTCAACACCGGTGTCAACAAGATGTCCGTCGTCACCAAGGACAGCGACGGCACCACCGTGGCCTTCCCGGACGTGTGCAAGACGCCCAGCCCCGGAGGCCCCGTCCCAATTCCCTACCCCAACGTGGCGAAGTCCTCGGATACCGCCAAAGGCACCAAGAAGGTAACGGTGGGCGGAAACCCGGTGTGCGTGAAGGACTCCAACTTCAGCACCAGCACGGGCGACGAGGCGGGCTCCGCTGGCGGCGGCGTGGTCTCGAGCAAGACAAAGGGCAAGGCCGAGTTCGTCAACTTCTCCTTTGACGTGAAGTTCGAGGGCAAGAACGTGGCGCGCGCCATGGATCTCATGCTGCACAACGACAAGAACACGCCTCCCTTCCCGCTCATCCAGGGACCAGTCATCGCCAATGGAGGAAGCGCGGGCAAGTCCAAGTGTCTTGTCTGTGATCACGACATCTAA
- a CDS encoding DEAD/DEAH box helicase encodes MSQEPLEKSSPQLGPWLGRWLKRAELRELAGEEVYAKGHSLVIKDRVLRWTVEGDTVQGEVRGRGGVFLPVRVSADADGLDLDCRCVLFLESGVCEHAVALGLALLERVSPESKTLHSGSSLAEPPARTHADVQQWLETHHVTHLRRVPLSELEPFLPRGFSVTHRLHSLDSLPIVSLLDGTLPVFPMAFAHARSTLERAAWELAKEEVRRVRQGLDWERQASRPPPTDARLMPLVQALQQVRARIREHAFPRLLSEGELQLLFPPRDKPLVVHAHEMSMASGPSRTHGYTHRQCVLLELPRVLEGEDAVSCSVCGPGAPPRCVHALSAVDGLLGALGDVRRKRENAELAELLFVLPGRQFLLTLEKAQSLARTRQESRAPALSVSFRLEGMNEGEPRLRPFLHRPLKRGGWSKGSPVSPFEERDALAVLSSPEEVEAFQLCRMLPQQYSAEDRRRLLVQSLRLLAHSPRLVHESILGKPLRVREVPLGFVFEDTEEGLGVRPAVGGTPVSPGVWRELVRNQVPQPWLYLEPELPRLSLVSVSPEALAVLEFVVNHGGRLPEAVRGELLRHLGGVESAFPVSLPPSLEGREVPAEPGLLLRLRPTGAETLEGALLVRPLPEAAPQVPGEGAEVVRGVRGGERVRTRRDLEAERAEAAALLERLELPVEAHARFTLEGPEAALGFLERLEPQVGPALRVEWEDRPWSVVRSPDAQGLKVEVRRERDWFGVQGGVQLEGERVALAVMLDALRRGHRYVPLAPGRWMRLTDALRERLSPLADVAHASRGRWEVSAAAAPVLDELAEAGADVQAPPDWLRLAGRIREAQRMEVPVPANLKAELRDYQREGFVWMARLAAWGGGGCLADDMGLGKTLQALALLLHRAEQGPALVVAPTSVCFNWLREAARFAPSLKVHAYREAERESLLSGLGAGDVVVVSYTLLMREAERFAAVSFATLVLDEAQAVKNPDTARAKAVRALKAEARMALSGTPVENRLSELWSLFRLVFPGLLGSRESFRERFIGPIERMKDPRARATLARLVRPFLLRRTKGEVARELPPRMETVVPITLSEGERQLYEDTRLAALARLEEARGPKKRFEVLAALTRLRLAACHPRLVDADSPLSSSKLERLLEVVDAVRAGGGRALVFSQFVKHLALVREALEARGVPLQYLDGQTPAAERETRVAAFQRGEGDVFLISLKAGGTGLNLTMADHVLHLDPWWNPAAEDQATDRAHRIGQTKPVTVTRLISEGTIEEAILALHEEKRDLANSLLSEADGAAALSTEQLLSLLRHGPEEESTSGASLPEPLARARPRLAEATRHP; translated from the coding sequence ATGTCACAGGAACCACTTGAGAAGTCATCTCCCCAACTCGGACCCTGGTTGGGCCGCTGGCTCAAGCGGGCGGAGCTCCGCGAGCTGGCTGGAGAAGAGGTATACGCGAAGGGCCATTCACTGGTGATCAAGGACCGTGTGCTTCGGTGGACGGTGGAGGGCGACACCGTCCAGGGCGAGGTGCGGGGACGTGGCGGTGTGTTCCTCCCCGTGCGGGTGTCCGCCGACGCGGACGGTCTGGACCTCGACTGCCGGTGCGTTCTCTTCCTCGAGTCCGGCGTCTGCGAGCACGCGGTGGCGCTCGGGCTGGCGCTCCTGGAGCGCGTCTCCCCCGAATCCAAGACCCTTCATTCAGGCTCCTCCCTCGCGGAGCCTCCTGCCCGCACCCATGCGGACGTGCAGCAGTGGCTGGAGACGCACCACGTCACCCACCTGCGCCGTGTCCCCCTCTCCGAGCTGGAGCCCTTCCTCCCGCGTGGCTTCAGCGTCACCCACAGGCTGCACTCCCTCGACTCCCTGCCCATCGTGTCGTTGCTGGATGGGACACTGCCCGTGTTCCCGATGGCCTTCGCCCACGCTCGCTCCACGCTCGAACGGGCGGCCTGGGAGCTGGCCAAGGAGGAGGTGCGGCGGGTTCGTCAGGGGCTCGACTGGGAGCGCCAGGCCTCCCGGCCGCCCCCCACCGATGCGCGCCTCATGCCCCTCGTCCAGGCGCTCCAGCAGGTACGCGCCCGCATTCGGGAGCATGCGTTCCCCCGCCTGCTCTCCGAGGGAGAGCTCCAGCTCCTCTTTCCCCCGCGGGACAAGCCCCTCGTGGTGCACGCCCATGAGATGTCCATGGCGAGCGGCCCGTCGAGGACCCATGGCTACACCCACCGCCAATGCGTGCTGCTGGAGCTGCCGCGGGTGCTCGAGGGAGAGGACGCCGTCAGCTGCTCGGTGTGTGGGCCGGGAGCCCCCCCTCGTTGTGTTCACGCGCTCTCGGCGGTGGATGGGCTGCTCGGCGCGCTAGGGGATGTCCGGCGGAAGCGGGAGAACGCGGAGCTCGCCGAGCTCCTCTTCGTGCTCCCGGGCCGGCAGTTCCTCCTCACGTTGGAGAAGGCCCAGTCGCTGGCGCGAACCCGTCAGGAGTCCCGAGCCCCCGCCCTCTCCGTGTCCTTCCGGTTGGAGGGGATGAACGAGGGGGAGCCACGCCTGCGGCCCTTCCTCCACCGGCCGCTCAAGCGGGGCGGCTGGTCCAAGGGCTCACCCGTGTCACCCTTCGAGGAGCGCGATGCCCTGGCCGTTCTCTCCTCGCCCGAGGAGGTGGAGGCCTTCCAGTTGTGCCGCATGCTGCCCCAGCAGTACAGCGCGGAGGATCGCCGCCGACTCCTCGTGCAGAGCCTGCGTCTGTTGGCGCACAGCCCCCGGCTGGTGCACGAGTCGATACTCGGCAAGCCGCTGCGGGTGCGCGAGGTGCCGCTCGGCTTCGTGTTCGAGGACACGGAGGAGGGGCTGGGGGTGCGTCCCGCCGTCGGGGGCACCCCGGTGTCGCCGGGTGTGTGGCGTGAGCTGGTGCGGAATCAGGTGCCACAGCCGTGGCTCTATCTGGAGCCCGAGTTACCGCGGCTATCGCTGGTGTCCGTGTCTCCCGAGGCGCTCGCGGTGCTGGAGTTCGTGGTGAACCATGGGGGGAGACTGCCGGAGGCGGTGCGCGGAGAGCTGCTGCGCCATCTGGGCGGAGTGGAGTCGGCCTTCCCCGTGTCCCTGCCACCGTCCCTGGAGGGGCGCGAGGTGCCGGCCGAGCCCGGGCTGCTGTTGCGTCTGAGGCCCACGGGCGCGGAGACGCTGGAGGGCGCGCTGCTCGTCCGGCCCCTGCCCGAGGCCGCGCCGCAGGTACCGGGCGAGGGCGCCGAGGTCGTCCGGGGCGTGAGAGGGGGCGAGCGTGTCCGGACTCGCAGGGATCTGGAGGCCGAGCGCGCCGAGGCGGCGGCGTTGCTGGAGCGGCTGGAGCTGCCGGTGGAGGCGCACGCCCGTTTCACCTTGGAGGGGCCGGAGGCGGCGCTCGGCTTCCTCGAGCGGTTGGAGCCCCAGGTGGGCCCCGCCCTGCGCGTGGAGTGGGAGGATCGGCCGTGGAGCGTGGTGCGCTCGCCGGACGCGCAGGGCCTCAAGGTGGAGGTGCGCCGGGAGCGGGACTGGTTCGGCGTGCAGGGCGGCGTGCAGTTGGAGGGTGAGCGGGTGGCGCTGGCCGTGATGCTGGACGCGCTGCGGCGCGGGCACCGCTACGTGCCGCTGGCACCCGGCCGTTGGATGCGGCTCACGGATGCGCTGCGCGAGCGGCTCTCGCCCCTGGCGGACGTGGCGCACGCCTCGCGTGGACGGTGGGAGGTGAGCGCCGCGGCGGCGCCCGTGCTGGACGAGTTGGCGGAAGCGGGAGCGGACGTACAGGCTCCTCCGGACTGGCTCCGTCTGGCCGGGCGCATCCGCGAGGCCCAGCGGATGGAGGTGCCGGTACCCGCGAACCTGAAGGCCGAGCTGCGCGACTACCAACGCGAGGGCTTCGTCTGGATGGCGCGGCTGGCGGCCTGGGGTGGGGGTGGGTGCCTCGCGGACGACATGGGGTTGGGCAAGACGCTGCAGGCGCTCGCGCTGCTGCTGCACCGCGCGGAGCAGGGCCCGGCGTTGGTGGTGGCACCCACCTCGGTGTGCTTCAACTGGCTGCGGGAGGCGGCGCGCTTCGCTCCCTCGCTGAAGGTCCACGCCTACCGCGAGGCGGAGCGGGAGTCGCTGCTCTCCGGCCTGGGCGCCGGGGACGTGGTGGTGGTGAGCTACACGCTGCTGATGCGCGAGGCCGAGCGCTTCGCCGCCGTGTCCTTCGCCACGCTGGTGCTGGACGAGGCCCAGGCGGTGAAGAATCCCGACACGGCCCGGGCGAAGGCGGTGCGGGCGCTGAAGGCCGAGGCGCGCATGGCCCTCTCGGGCACGCCGGTGGAGAACCGGTTGTCGGAGCTGTGGAGCCTCTTCCGGCTCGTCTTCCCGGGCCTGCTGGGCAGCCGTGAGTCCTTCCGCGAGCGTTTCATCGGCCCCATCGAGCGCATGAAGGATCCCCGGGCGCGCGCGACGCTGGCGCGGCTGGTGCGGCCCTTCCTGTTGCGGCGCACGAAGGGCGAGGTGGCGCGCGAGCTGCCTCCCCGTATGGAGACGGTGGTGCCCATCACCCTCTCCGAGGGCGAGCGTCAGCTGTACGAGGACACGCGGCTGGCGGCGCTGGCGCGGCTGGAGGAGGCGCGGGGCCCGAAGAAGCGCTTCGAGGTGTTGGCGGCGCTCACCCGGCTGCGGCTCGCGGCCTGCCACCCGAGGTTGGTGGACGCGGACTCGCCGCTGTCCTCCTCGAAGCTGGAGCGCCTGCTGGAGGTGGTGGACGCCGTGCGCGCCGGGGGGGGCAGGGCGCTCGTCTTCAGCCAGTTCGTCAAGCACCTGGCGCTGGTGCGCGAGGCGCTGGAGGCCCGGGGCGTGCCGCTGCAGTACCTGGACGGGCAGACGCCCGCGGCCGAGCGGGAGACGCGGGTGGCGGCCTTCCAGCGGGGCGAGGGCGATGTCTTCCTCATCTCGCTGAAGGCGGGAGGCACGGGGCTCAACCTCACCATGGCGGACCACGTCCTTCACCTGGACCCGTGGTGGAACCCGGCGGCTGAGGACCAGGCCACGGACCGGGCGCACCGCATCGGCCAGACGAAGCCCGTCACGGTGACGCGCCTCATCTCCGAGGGCACCATCGAGGAGGCCATCCTCGCGCTGCACGAGGAGAAGCGGGACCTGGCCAACAGCCTCCTGTCCGAGGCGGATGGGGCGGCGGCGCTCTCCACCGAGCAGCTCCTCTCGCTGCTGCGTCACGGGCCCGAGGAGGAGTCCACCTCCGGGGCTTCGCTGCCCGAGCCCCTGGCCAGGGCGCGCCCGCGGCTGGCCGAGGCTACCCGGCACCCGTGA